Within Suricata suricatta isolate VVHF042 chromosome 12, meerkat_22Aug2017_6uvM2_HiC, whole genome shotgun sequence, the genomic segment AAATTATGACAGgagaagaagaacaaagagaattcTAGAATCTAAGAATACCGGTATTAGAGAACAGGTTTTGATTTCACACAGATCTGAAGTTGAGTGTTGGACCTGACATTTTGACACTTGTTGACCTTGAGCAAAGTAAATTTCCTGAGTATCCTATGATCAAATACAAACCATAACTGTACCTGACTTAATTAACAGGATAACTTGCATCATTCCTTAACCAAGTACCTGACACCTAGTAGGTGCTGAATAATTGTTAACTATTATTTTGGtcttcattatcattattattgccaTCCTCATATTTATTATCCTCAGAAGTGGAAATCATAAGCCTCCAAATCACATCTGACAACACTGAGACTTGGACAGGTGACAAGAACCAGTCAGGGGCTTCCTGGATGGAAAGAAGATGGACTCCACTGAGGAAGGTCAGGAGAAGAGTCAGTAGACAGTGTAGTCATGAAGGTTTGAGACAGAAAGGGAAGACCCGGATGGAGACAGGCAGACAACACATTATCACATGGGGCCttcattaattgttttaatgtttatttatttttgagagagagagaggtagggggaggagcaggagagagagggagacacagaatctgaagcaggcttcaggctctgaaatgtcagcacagagcctgatgtgggacttgaactcacatgagatcatgacctgggctgaagtcaagagttgaagacttaaccaactgagccacccaggttccctctTGCAGGGCCTTCAATGCCAGGCTCAGGGCTTTGGAATCCAGCCTGTGCACAATGGGGAATAAGATCTTTTAGAGAGGACTGTGGGTCatggtcagaattttttttagccTCAGAAAATCCCTCTGGCAGCCCAAATTGAAGATGATTGCCAGGGTAGTGGCAAGCAAGGGAAGACTAGCAAGGAGGCTGTTTATCCCCCGGAGAGAAAGTACAAGGCCTCATGGTGGCCGAGAAAGCACAAACATCAAGGATGTAAAAGGAGAGACCAGCCAGCAAGTGCAGCCAGAGTTCCCAGGCGTTCCatctggcctggggctgggaacTGGGCAGCTTGTGTGTCCTTGAGAATGTTATTCACCGTCTGCAAGACTCAGCATGGAACGGGACAGTGTCACGGGATGTTCTCaagcctgtgttcttttttttaatatagtttattgtcacattggtttccatataacacccagtgctcttccccacaagtgccctcctccattaccaccgtctctttcccctccccctcccccttcaacccatgttttgcgtccctctctctccccaactctctttcccccttgccctccccatGGTCGtctgttgggtttctcctgttagacctgtgagtgcaaacatatggtgtctgtccttctccacctgacttatgcCTGTATTCTTAAGTTAGACTCCTGACTGTAGTACCTCGGAAAATGAAATCGACTCTGAATCTGTGTCCTTGGCTATATGATGCGGGTAATAATAGGGCTTGCTCTGTAGGTTGCTAATGAGAACCAAATGAGTGAATAGACAGAAAGCGTTTGATGAATACACAATTAAGACTCATGACACTCACCGCAATAGAAGTACTCGCTGTTATTATTGTGACGGACCAGAAGTTGCACCCTGGAGACACAGGCCCCTTCTTATTACAATATCTTTGCAATATTTCAGAAGCCCCCTTATGAAGCCCCCTAGACAGATTGGCAAGAAGCCCTGGGACCATTCAGAGAAACAGCCTTGACTgcgaaggaaaaatggaaagagatgaGTTCGTTGCTATAGCACATCTCTACTTGGACATCTGAGTTTATATTCGCATTGCATTTTGTTTATACGTACTTGTGCGTATGTGTAAATTTGTGCATAGGTGTGTATGCTCAAATGCTGTGTATTTCATGTATAACTTGCGCACCTGGGTTACTTGTGCATGTTCTGTGTATGTGAGTACTGAAATGTTATATGTGTAAGAATGTTTACACTTGGATGTCATTTGTGCGTAGATGTGTCATTGGTGGGTGGGCGGGTGTGTATTTTTgagtacatgtgtgcatgtatatttcGTTCTCAGATCATCAAATGCCAGGACCTAGAGTTCTGTCCAGTTCAGCCCCATTGTCCCCCTCGAGCCCCTACAGTCTCTGACTTGGGAACATGATCGTTGCATGGTGATTTTCTGTTAAGCTGGGAAACCTGGGCCAAGGCTaagggaagtgggagggagaggcaggggatgCCAACANNNNNNNNNNNNNNNNNNNNNNNNNNNNNNNNNNNNNNNNNNNNNNNNNNNNNNNNNNNNNNNNNNNNNNNNNNNNNNNNNNNNNNNNNNNNNNNNNNNNgggggggggggggggggggggggggggggggggggggaagggcagtgcTAGGGGTCAAGGTCCCAGCCAGTCCCACACAGCCCAGGTTCCTTTACTTTCTCTCAGCTGATCTTTCCTCAAACCTGTGAGGTTAATAATATGATAAGAAGGTGGAAGAAATGAGCTCCATAGAACCACAGCCTTTTACAGGCTTCTTTGACTTCCATGGATTCACGTCTTCTCCTCACTTACCCAGTGAGGTAGGAAAAGTACCCAGATGAGGGCCTCTGACTGGAGAAAGGCGAGATGAGGCCAAGTTTGTGTGAGAGCATGGAGAGGCTCTCATAGAGGGACTGGAGGCTAGAGAAACCCCTACAGCAGCATATCCCCACCTTGTGTCCTGCTCCAGGCAGTGTGCCAGGAAATAATAGATGCTAGTCCGAATGTTTCTTCTAAAATTCTTTAATACATTCGTAGTCCCATACCAGTTCTGAATGCTCCATGACACTCAAACCTCAGGAAATGCTTTATTtctgtatgtgtattttatattttttaatgttgattttttagagagagagagagagagagacagtgcgagtggggggtgggggtagagagggagacacagaatccaaaacaggctccaggctcctggctctgggctgtgagcacagagcccaatgtgggactcgaactcataaactgcaagagcaagacctgagccaaagtcagatgcttaaccaactgagccacccaggcgccccttctatATATGTAGTTCAAATTCAACTCCAAGATACCATTTGCAAAGCTGGTGAGATGTCCAATGACTGTTGTTGGAGTTTCCTGCCTTTCTTCCACTTGATCCTACCAGGACCCCATGATTTTGGTAAATGAAGAGGAACTTGATCCTTACTCCATGATGATCATCTTCATTGCTATGCTTCTGATCCTCAAGATATTGCTGATGAATTACACTAACAGTTCATTGAGCCCGGAAGAGAAAATTCCCTTGTACCATTCCTGCTGTCTTAAGTCAAATATAGACCTAATTAAGTCAAAATTGTTTGACTAATATTGCTTGAATACTTGATTTGTGCTAATTCTGTTCTGAGATATGGAAAATAAGCTGGTCGTGGTCTCTATCTTCATGGGGATGACAGTCTATCATGAAGACACACCCTGAGCAAACGTAAGTACAGATGGGAGGGTGGTGTGGAAGAGGTGTGCAGGATCCAGTTGGCAAGGCCAGGACTGGGGGGAGGCAAAGGACGTGCCCGGGAGGCACTCATATGACCCTGACAATGAGGGTCCCCCGATGTGTTGTACCCTAGGCACCTCCCGGTCTTCCCCTTTGGCATGGTCCTTGCAGTCAGAAAGGTCAACGTGGAAGGGAAAACACTCCAGGCGAAGGCAAAGTCTTTGGGATAAGATTCCCTGGTAGCGATCACTTGCTGCATCTTTGGATACTCAGCATCTGGATCCCTTTCCATTCTTTGGTTTTGATGGAAAGGAGGGCTGGGTTCCTACTGCAGAAAACACTAAAGGCAAATATTCTTTTGCATGACTTTGAGAGGCAGCAGACAGGCCTGTGACCCAGGCTTAGCCAACTGGATGTTGGCAAAGGACTCTGAACCTGAAGGGACTCAATTCAAACCACAGAGAAGGTGGAGAAAATACTCATGTGGTGGCCAGCAAGCAGAACCCACTGtgggagaggcgcctgggtggctcagttggttgagtgttcaacctcggctcaggtcatgatctcatggttcttgggttcaagccctgtgtcgggctctgtgctgacaacttaaagcctggaacctacttcaggttctgtatctccctctctctctacccctcccctgcttgcactctgtctctctcaaaaaagtaaataaaacattttttaaaattaaaagagaaagaagccaatgtAGAAGTCCAGACAAGTCTCCCAATGTCCAGGGCCAGCATGGCAATGCTGCTGGTAGGATCCTGGCAGATTGTTTCTGCTGATCCTTCTAAGCCCAGTTGTGTGGATTTCCAGTCAGTTCTATGAGCTACATAAGCATCCTTACAAGAAATGCCCCTTCTGCTTACATTGGTCTCTGATGAACTCAAACTATTACATCCAGTGACAAGTTTATGGTGTGTCATCATCAAACATGTTGTGGAATGTTGCTGTATTCCATAAGGAACCCTGTGACACTGGGCACTGGAGTGGGACAATCGGACATggcagagagatgaaaagatCAGTGGCAAAGCTCAAGGTAGAAGGTCTGgagtgggagaaaggggagggagaatgCCAAGGAGGGACTGAGCGGAGAGAGCAGCCCTGAAAACAGATTGAGACCTAATCGATATTCAATCGATATTAGTTGAATTATTTTGACTTAATGAGATATATGTTTGACTTACAATAGGTAGCAGGAatggtctcacacacacacaaaaaagcagcCCTGAAAACTGGCCCCCATCCCTCTAaaacctagagtctgcttcggattctgtctctccctccctctctgtccctccactgtttgcactctctgtctgtctctctcggtctctcaaaaaataaaataaaaaacattaaaaaacttttaaaaataaaagtagaatgatctcatggtccatgggttcaagcctcgcattgggctctgtgctgacagctcagagactggagtctgcttcagattctgtgtctccctgtctctctgcccctccccagctcacactctgtctctgtctctctctctctccaagataagtagccatttaaaaaacataaaatcatctATGTTTGCATTATTGTGCCCCCTGTTGactgtatacacacatgtacctTTAGAAAACGTAGTATATTAGttgatgttttgttttccatttcaagggatgtctttcttttttcaccCCACACTGTCTTGCAGAGTTaggtagatcttttttttttttttttttttttgctttttaaatgaactttattttatttttttatacaatttatttttttaacatatgtaattattttctgtcatttacaatacagtagtttcaatgatactccaagcagaaaagcaaagtaaaaaaatcaaaacccccacttctatttcatgtaattagacttatacagaaattagaaggttaggtaccaactaattaatcacctaatttcacagctacctgaagtggcaattgtaatatagcagcttatctatgatacattcaagatacatgatataatttattacttgtccataagctacaacacagcctgcttaatacctttccttaaattccacctctatactacagtatacttgaggtccatgcaaaaaagtagctactttttatatagaaaatggatgattaagtctttggtgctgtaaaagcaacttcagttaaacataaccacccccaccaccataaggTAGATCTTTTTTAAGTGATACGTGGGGGTCATTAGTATGCATACTTCATTTCCCTGCTAATGGACATTTAGAATGTTCTGGGGTCTTACTTTCACATTACAAACAACGATGCAGCAGGTCTCTCTCCATGCTTATTCAcaagccacatttcaaatgctcagtagCCACCTGGGGCTAGTAGCTACCATACTGGACACCACAGAGCTGGGATGTGTCCATTGTTATAGAAAGTTCTATTGACAGTGCTGGccctagaaaacaaaaatcccatgGGTAGAATGAACCTTCCTTATTTTATATCATCTGGGATGAACTGTGGGCCAGCAGGCCAGGAGCTAGGTGTAAAACAGACTCTTACTACCTACTGGTCCACCCTGTTCTCTCTAATATGCACACACACCTTCCTTTGTCATTGATTTGTAAGCATAATAAGGTGGAGCCACCAGACACAAATGGTAGAGTGAAGAATGATTTAATAGAACTGTGGGCTCCGATGATGTCGGACTCAAAGTTGGACGAGATGGGTCAGACTCCAGAAGTTACTCCAGCCTTCCAGTTGCATTTAAGGATCTAGTTTTGACAGGTACATGCTTGGGGTTGACACAACACTTGGTCTCATCTCTGCATAATATATAGAATACTTCACTGTCTTTACACGTTGTTTGGCACTTTCCCAACTTATTCCAGCAGTACATGGCTGAAAttaaaagggaaggagaggacagGGTCAGTCTTGAAATAAAGCagagggctggggaagggagaaggccAAGCccagcagagaaaaggggagtgACGAGATAAGGAGAGGTGTGGGGAGGAAGCCCTGCCAGGGTATCCTTCAGACTGAGATTCGTGGCCGTTTTCCTTTATTCTCCCATGTGTGTCTTCAGTCACAGCCCCGAAATCCTCCCCATGAGGCTGCTTCCCCTCCCTGGCCAGGTCCTTTGGGGGAAGCAGGAGCCTTCCGCCCCCTAAGATTTTGTCTCCTCCATAATACAATATAACCAGGTACCCAGTATCAGTTACTTTTTCCCTTTGCCCTCAGTCCCCTTTCTGACCGTATCAGTGAAACAGGACAGGAGTCTGAAATACCCATCTGGACACCTACAAGTCTTCTGGGGCAAGTACAAAACTCCCAAGAATGTAACACTCCCTTTTCCACAACATCCCTGGCCTTTTCTCGGATCTTCACCAGCCTAGATAATTAGCTGCTCTGGGGAACCTACGGCCTACAGCAGCCCGGGCAAATTAAAGTGGCCTGAGAATGGAATCAGGATCGTCATTCAGAAATTCAGGAACCATTTTCATGGAGGCAAGAATAGATCAAAACTCAAATCCCCCCAGTGTGTTTAGAAAAGTACCCATTCTCTCAATATTCCACACCCAAATCTCTCTCCTCCATGTACCCTCCGTCCAGAGCATCATACTCCACTTCTCCAGAGCAAACCAGAGGAGATCAGAGTAGTCAAGTAATAACACTGGAAAGATCAGCTGGTACTAGATGTAGCACTCAGTTTTTCCCTTGGCTACAAAGATCATCCAGAGGCCTCCAAAAAGCCTGACATTCTCTTAGCCCAGGCTGCTAGAGCCCCCGGAATTCTCCAAACATGACCCATTCCCCTGTGGGAGAGATCTTATTTACCTTGGGTGACCTTGACCAGGAGCAGGGTAACCATCAAAATCAGGAGAATGAGCTTCATGAATATGGGGAGCCCCGGGGGGAGATCAGGAGGCTTAGAGGCTTCTGGGCTAGCGAGACAGGTGAGGTCCATTCTGAGCAGTCCGGACTGGTATTAATACCCCAAGAATCATGGCAGAGCCATGATCAGTGAACCAGAAAGGGAACAGTCCCTTAACATTAGACAGGCAAACAAGTAATCAACCACGCTGGTTGAATGGCCACCGAATGCACCACGCTTGTCTACACCTCCAGAGGAGgctgggacagagggaggagacgTTAACAAACAGAAGGCACAGCCTTACCTTTGAGGAGGTTTATTATATAACTGGGGAGCCAAGAAGGGGGACAAATGTTTTCACTATCCATTCATTTCTGGTGAAAGAAAGAGCAGTGGGATAGAAAAAGAGCGATACTTTTGTGTTCCTTGGATTCTCTCCAGCGCTCACAGCCTCTTAGGATGTCTCATATGTTGGTGATTCACTTTAATAGTAAAGGAAGTGCATgagatgcctgcgtggctcagtcagttaagcatctgactttggctcaggtcatgatctcggggttcgtgagttcaagccccaagtcaggctctgtgctgacagctcggagcctggagcctgcttcagattctgggtcttcctctctttctttctcccactctcctccattcatgttctctctctctctctcaacaataaataaacattaaaagtaaaggaAGGACAGGCAGAAGGAAATACCCAATGGCTCCATGGCCATCACCACTGGAAACTAAAATGTCAGCCTTTGTGGAGTGGGATTAGAAGAAAGTCCACGGACCTGTGACCTTGTAACTGTGTGTTTGAGACAAACAAGTAGCATCCTCGTAGGTGGTGAAGGAAAGGCCATTTTCTCCCATTGTGGTGTTTCCTATAATGCATGGTAGATTG encodes:
- the DEFB121 gene encoding beta-defensin 121 — its product is MDLTCLASPEASKPPDLPPGLPIFMKLILLILMVTLLLVKVTQAMYCWNKLGKCQTTCKDSEVFYILCRDETKCCVNPKHVPVKTRSLNATGRLE